The stretch of DNA CAAGTAGGTGTTGAATACATAATCATAAGTTTTTTATTTGAATCAATTGCTTTTTGTTTAGCTGTAGATAAATCTTTTTCAAAGTTAATTGAACCTGCAAAAAGACTTAGTGTAAATATTAAGATTAAAAATAATAGTTTCATAATACTCCTTTTACTTAAATTATATTACAAATAAGTAAAAAAAGTATTAAATCAAAAATTAGTCGTTTCTAGAAGTAGTTTCTAATAAATGGAATCCAAATTGAGTTTTAACTGGACCATGTACCACATTTATAGGATCATTAAATACAACTTTATCAAATTCTGGAACCATTTGACCTTGGTGAAAATTACCTAAATTTCCACCATCTTTTCCTGATGGACATTGAGAATGTTCTTTTGCAAGATCTTCAAATTTTTCTCCATTTTCAATTCTTTGTTTTAATTCATTACATAATTCTTCGCTTTCAACTAATATATGTCTAGCAGATGCTGATTTCATATTTTACCCTTTTTTTAAAATTCCGAAATACTAACATAAATTAATATTATTTCTCATAAATCTTAAAATATTTACCTTTAATTCTACCATTACTTAGACCTTCTAAGGCTTTTTTCACAACTTCTTTTTTAACAGCTACATAAGAGCAAAAATCTAAAGAATTAATTTTCCCAATATCATCTTTGGCTAATCCAACACCTGCTGTTAAAGCACCTAAAATATCCCCTGCTCTAACTTTTTGTTTTTTACCACCATTTATGAATAATGTTCTATAGTCACTATCAATTTTATAGTCTAAATCATCATTTAATTGCTCTACTCTTTCAAATTGTAAAGTATCAAATTCTTCTTTTAAATCTTCAACTTTATCTTCTTCATCAGGAGTAAATAGTGAAATTGCTAAACCACCCTTACCTGCTCGTGCAGTACGACCAATTCTATGTGTATGCGTTTCAACATCTCTTGCTAAATCATAGTTTATTACTAAATCAATATCATCAATATGTAAACCTCTTGAAGCAACGTCTGTTGCTATTAAAATTGGATAAGATTTATTTGAAAAGAAAATAATAGTTTCATCTCTTTGTTTTTGTTCTAAATCAGAATGAAGTGTTAAAACATCAAGTCCTAAATCATATAAATCATCACTTAATGCATCACATTGAA from Poseidonibacter antarcticus encodes:
- a CDS encoding peptidylprolyl isomerase, producing the protein MKSASARHILVESEELCNELKQRIENGEKFEDLAKEHSQCPSGKDGGNLGNFHQGQMVPEFDKVVFNDPINVVHGPVKTQFGFHLLETTSRND